The Alphaproteobacteria bacterium US3C007 genomic interval GCCAAACCATATTCGATGCGCCCGCCGCGCAATGATGCTCCAAAGCTCATATTGCTTTTGACCACCGGCACGTTCAGAGCATCAAAAAGATCTGCCATATTGGGATAATTGGCATAATTGAAAACGATGAACCCTGTATCCACAGGCTGAGTGCCAGCTTTGCCCGCAAGCACCGTGCGCGCATGCCCCCCGAGCCGCGGCGCAGCCTCATAAAGCGTTACATTCTGCGAGTCAGACAAGGCATACGCGGCGCCCATGCCCGAAATTCCGCCGCCAATCACTGCTATTCGCGGCCCGTTTAGGCCCTGCGGCGCAATAGTCATTCGTCTCTCCGATATCTTTTAAATATCTACGTGCAGGTTTTTGACTTGGATGAAAAGTAAATTCGATAAATATGTGATCCGGTTTGCGCCATGCGCCGTAGCAGTCTATGTGGATATGCGGCAAAATAGCGTTGCGGGCTTTGAAGGCTCGCCAGATGTTTTCTCTTATGATAGCGAGAGAGACAACAATGACGCTATTTCAGCGCCTCGAAAGGCATCAAATTTGTCGGATCGTCCGCAGAAAAATGTATCAAACAAATGGTCGCACGATTTGGTAGCGGTTGGCGAAAGCCAAAATACGGCTGCTTTCGAGCGTCTTTTCAACGAATTTGCTCCGCGCATCAAAGCATTTTTGATAAAGTCTGGCAGTGATCACGCCTCTGCGGAAGAGCATGCGCAAGAGGCGATGGCAACCGTATGGCGCAAGGCGCATATGTTTGATCCCAGCAGGGCCAGCGCCGCGACGTGGATGTTCACGATCGCGCGCAACAAAAAAATCGATGCAATTAGGAAGCAGCGCCGCCCCGAACCAGAAGATATTGGCTGGGGTCCAGAACATGAGCCAGACCAAGAAGACGTGATTGGTCTTCAGCAGGAAAGTGAAAAACTGGGCAATGCGATCGAGCAGTTGCCAGAGAAGCAGCGTTTGCTTCTGGAACGCGCATATTTTGCAGATATGTCGCATAGCGAAATAGCAGATGTAACAGGTCTTCCCCTTGGCACAATCAAATCGCGAATTAGATTAGCCCTTGAGCGGTTGCGCCATTCTATGACATGAGAAATGAAAACAAAATGACGAAGATTAAACACCACCTAACCGAAGAATTGATGATCGCTTATGCGTCGGGCAATTTGGCAGAAAGTTTTTCGGTGGCTGTGGCTACGCATATTTCGCTCTGCGACCAGTGCCGGGCCGCCTTGGAAAGCTATAACGCCATAGGCGGGGCGCTGCTGGAGGATACAGAAGGCGCGGCGCTCTCGTCGGATGCCTTGGCAAAGACGATGGCGCTGATCGAACAGCATCCGCCCGAAGAAAAGTTGCAAGCCGCCAAGGTCTCAAACGTGCCGGCGCCTTTGGCAGATTACATCGGAACTGATCTTGATGCGATCAAATGGCAACCGATCGGAATGGGCGTCAAACAATCTGTTCTGGAAACCACTGGTGCGGGCAGCGCGCGGTTGCTTTACATTCCGCCGGGCACGGCCGTCCCCAATCATAGCCATAGCGGCTTAGAGCTGACATTGGTGCTTCAAGGCGCGTTTGCGGATGAGACTGATTATTTCAGTAGGGGTGATATCGAAG includes:
- a CDS encoding ChrR family anti-sigma-E factor; translated protein: MTKIKHHLTEELMIAYASGNLAESFSVAVATHISLCDQCRAALESYNAIGGALLEDTEGAALSSDALAKTMALIEQHPPEEKLQAAKVSNVPAPLADYIGTDLDAIKWQPIGMGVKQSVLETTGAGSARLLYIPPGTAVPNHSHSGLELTLVLQGAFADETDYFSRGDIEVATSDVSHTPVAADGTSCICLAVTEAPLKFTGLLHKLMQPLLKI
- a CDS encoding sigma-70 family RNA polymerase sigma factor — protein: MVAVGESQNTAAFERLFNEFAPRIKAFLIKSGSDHASAEEHAQEAMATVWRKAHMFDPSRASAATWMFTIARNKKIDAIRKQRRPEPEDIGWGPEHEPDQEDVIGLQQESEKLGNAIEQLPEKQRLLLERAYFADMSHSEIADVTGLPLGTIKSRIRLALERLRHSMT